One genomic region from Streptomyces venezuelae encodes:
- a CDS encoding helix-turn-helix domain-containing protein, which yields MPIAVDVDVMLARRKMSVGELADRVGITPANLAVLKNGRAKAVRFATLAALCEVLECQPGDLLRWEPEGAEGE from the coding sequence ATGCCGATCGCCGTCGACGTCGACGTGATGCTGGCCAGGCGGAAGATGTCCGTGGGTGAACTCGCGGACCGGGTGGGGATCACCCCCGCCAACCTCGCGGTCCTCAAGAACGGCCGCGCCAAGGCCGTACGCTTCGCGACGCTCGCCGCGCTCTGCGAGGTGCTCGAATGCCAGCCGGGCGACCTGCTGCGCTGGGAGCCCGAGGGTGCCGAGGGCGAATGA
- a CDS encoding DUF2975 domain-containing protein has protein sequence MGKLTVRALRAVLLVVLVGTVLVQALMVWALATDPEDGSLPLTPMRVLTILGLVTAQVAVVCVWRLVAMVRRGTVFSHAAFRYVDGVIGAIVGAALVWFAVTAINAPGQREDPGVTVIMAGIGLAVLGVALVVLVLRMLLVQAVARDVEAARMQAELDEVI, from the coding sequence ATGGGAAAGCTGACCGTGCGTGCGCTGCGCGCCGTGCTCTTGGTGGTGCTCGTCGGCACCGTGCTCGTACAGGCATTGATGGTGTGGGCGCTGGCCACCGACCCGGAGGACGGGTCGCTCCCGCTGACCCCGATGCGCGTGCTCACGATCCTCGGCCTGGTGACGGCCCAGGTCGCCGTGGTCTGCGTATGGCGACTGGTGGCCATGGTGCGCCGCGGAACCGTGTTCTCGCACGCGGCCTTCCGGTACGTGGACGGTGTGATCGGCGCGATCGTGGGCGCCGCCCTCGTGTGGTTCGCGGTCACGGCGATCAACGCTCCGGGCCAGCGGGAGGACCCGGGCGTCACCGTGATCATGGCCGGCATCGGCCTGGCCGTCCTGGGGGTCGCACTCGTCGTGCTCGTCCTGCGGATGCTGCTCGTCCAGGCCGTCGCCCGTGACGTCGAAGCGGCGCGTATGCAGGCCGAGTTGGACGAGGTGATCTGA
- a CDS encoding carboxymuconolactone decarboxylase family protein, which translates to MDARLDLFAGPVTGKAFKHLMAAGKAVRDSSLPAATQELVSLRVSQINACAVCIDMHTKEATAAGETAVRLNLVTAWREATVFTEAERAALELAEQGTRTADAAGGVDDEVWARAALHYDEEQLNALVLLIAFMNLANRLNVITRQPAGGYEPGMLH; encoded by the coding sequence GTGGACGCGCGACTCGACCTCTTCGCCGGCCCCGTCACCGGCAAGGCCTTCAAGCACCTCATGGCGGCGGGCAAGGCCGTCAGGGACTCTTCGCTCCCGGCCGCGACGCAGGAGCTGGTGTCGCTGCGCGTCAGCCAGATCAACGCCTGCGCGGTCTGCATCGACATGCACACCAAGGAGGCGACCGCCGCCGGGGAGACCGCGGTGCGGCTCAACCTGGTGACGGCGTGGCGGGAGGCGACCGTGTTCACCGAGGCCGAGCGCGCCGCGCTGGAGCTCGCGGAGCAGGGGACCCGTACCGCCGACGCCGCCGGCGGCGTGGACGACGAGGTGTGGGCGCGTGCCGCGCTGCACTACGACGAGGAGCAGCTCAACGCCCTGGTCCTCCTGATCGCCTTCATGAACCTGGCGAACCGGCTGAACGTCATCACGCGCCAGCCCGCCGGCGGCTACGAGCCCGGCATGCTCCACTGA